Proteins encoded within one genomic window of Formosa agariphila KMM 3901:
- a CDS encoding AI-2E family transporter: protein MRKRIAPSIIRQIFVLILICFFGIIIIVELIPYLSGVLGAITFFVLLQRPMRYLVKSKGWKPSLAAIVLLIVSFIGILIPISATALLLGSRVENALSKSEGFMKSIKEQVQVWEQKIGYEFTSKLDASSISGWLSENVPDFLGSTFNIFIAIALMYFMLYYMLSNRKALQKAMLDYIPISNDNLRVIGRDSLAMVKSNAIGIPLVAFAQGIVALIGFLIFNIQDPFFWAVIVFIGSMIPFIGTLLGTLPVFILTYSSGETAQAWGILAYGLIVISSTDNLLRLFILKRLDDVHPLITLFGVLIGVPLFGFIGLVFGPLLISLFLLILRIYKEKYGKEDTATHGKRL from the coding sequence ATGCGAAAAAGAATTGCGCCAAGTATAATTAGACAAATATTTGTATTGATACTTATTTGTTTTTTTGGAATTATAATTATTGTTGAATTAATTCCATATTTATCGGGAGTTTTAGGGGCAATTACATTCTTTGTATTGCTTCAAAGACCAATGCGTTATTTAGTGAAATCTAAAGGTTGGAAACCTTCTTTAGCCGCCATTGTATTATTGATAGTGTCTTTTATAGGAATATTGATTCCAATTTCTGCAACGGCATTACTATTAGGAAGTCGTGTAGAAAATGCTCTATCTAAGTCTGAAGGTTTTATGAAATCTATTAAAGAACAGGTGCAAGTCTGGGAGCAAAAAATAGGATATGAATTTACGTCTAAATTAGATGCATCTTCAATTTCTGGTTGGCTTTCAGAAAACGTACCAGATTTTTTAGGAAGCACATTTAATATATTTATCGCCATTGCTTTAATGTACTTTATGTTGTATTACATGCTTAGTAATAGAAAAGCGCTACAAAAAGCAATGTTAGATTATATTCCTATAAGTAATGATAATTTACGAGTTATAGGCCGCGATAGTTTGGCCATGGTAAAATCTAACGCCATTGGAATTCCATTAGTAGCCTTTGCGCAAGGTATAGTAGCCTTAATAGGATTTTTAATTTTTAATATTCAAGATCCGTTTTTCTGGGCTGTTATTGTATTTATTGGTTCTATGATTCCGTTTATAGGAACATTATTAGGAACATTACCCGTTTTTATATTAACCTATAGTAGTGGAGAGACAGCTCAAGCCTGGGGAATATTAGCCTATGGTTTAATTGTAATAAGTTCTACAGATAATTTATTGCGTTTATTTATTTTAAAACGTCTTGACGATGTTCATCCACTAATAACTCTTTTTGGAGTGTTAATTGGTGTGCCGCTGTTCGGATTTATTGGACTTGTGTTTGGACCTCTACTTATCAGTTTGTTTTTGCTTATTCTAAGAATTTATAAGGAAAAATACGGTAAGGAAGATACCGCAACTCATGGAAAACGGCTATAA
- a CDS encoding DUF7218 family protein, with translation MEDRPRIKNEAQYDALRDKGYSKEKSARIANTENAGKRGGSASTYEERTKSELYEQAKELEISGRSKMTKKELIEALRS, from the coding sequence ATGGAAGATAGACCAAGAATTAAGAATGAAGCGCAATATGATGCCTTACGTGATAAAGGATACAGTAAAGAGAAGTCTGCTAGAATTGCAAATACCGAAAACGCAGGAAAGCGTGGTGGATCTGCAAGTACTTATGAAGAAAGAACCAAATCTGAATTGTACGAACAGGCTAAAGAATTAGAAATTAGTGGGCGTTCTAAAATGACTAAAAAAGAATTGATAGAAGCTTTAAGAAGCTAA
- a CDS encoding CsbD family protein, with translation MNQDQMEGKWKQIKGQFKQKYGELTDDDLTYSEGQFDEMVGKLQEKTGKTKEELQDEINNW, from the coding sequence ATGAACCAAGATCAAATGGAAGGAAAATGGAAACAAATAAAAGGTCAATTTAAACAAAAGTACGGTGAACTTACCGACGACGACCTAACATACTCTGAAGGACAATTCGACGAAATGGTTGGAAAACTTCAGGAAAAGACAGGAAAAACCAAAGAAGAACTTCAAGACGAAATCAATAATTGGTAA
- a CDS encoding YihY/virulence factor BrkB family protein yields the protein MAHDFENKFKLKDFPYLINEAFKRWLESDPWRLSAIIAYYAILSLPGLLVIIINVIGSIWGTEIVQGELTQQISDALGSDAASSIQTMIVETQNSDRNLWSTIVGIGTLLFGATGVFYQLQISLNDVWDIEMIPGSPVKHILISRARGFAFILVVGFLLLVSLMVSTSISILNNYIQQVFPDIVLYTAYGIDLILSLVIISVLFSLMFKYLPNAKIPWKSVWSGGFLTALLFVIGQSLLGYYFTKADPGSTYGAAGTVVLILLWVSYSCLILFFGAQFTWVFAKHYTIDIAPTKHARIKSDKQSN from the coding sequence ATGGCTCATGATTTTGAAAATAAATTTAAACTTAAAGATTTCCCTTATTTAATTAATGAAGCATTTAAAAGATGGTTAGAAAGTGATCCTTGGAGGTTAAGTGCTATTATAGCCTATTATGCCATATTATCACTTCCTGGACTTTTGGTTATTATAATAAATGTAATTGGTTCTATTTGGGGCACCGAGATTGTGCAAGGAGAATTAACCCAGCAAATATCTGATGCCTTGGGGAGTGATGCTGCTAGTTCTATACAAACCATGATTGTTGAAACTCAGAATTCCGATCGAAATTTATGGTCTACAATCGTAGGTATTGGAACCTTACTTTTTGGTGCCACAGGAGTATTCTATCAATTACAAATATCACTAAACGATGTTTGGGATATCGAAATGATTCCAGGTTCTCCAGTTAAACACATTTTAATAAGTCGTGCCCGAGGGTTTGCTTTTATTCTTGTTGTTGGATTTTTATTATTAGTGAGTCTTATGGTATCTACTAGTATTTCTATCTTAAATAATTATATACAGCAAGTATTTCCAGATATAGTATTGTATACCGCTTATGGTATAGATTTAATTTTGTCGTTAGTTATAATATCTGTACTTTTTTCTTTAATGTTTAAATATTTACCAAATGCAAAAATACCATGGAAAAGTGTTTGGTCTGGCGGATTTTTAACTGCATTATTATTTGTCATTGGTCAGTCTTTGCTCGGCTATTATTTTACAAAAGCAGATCCTGGGTCTACCTACGGTGCAGCAGGAACTGTAGTTTTAATATTGCTTTGGGTGTCTTATTCTTGCTTAATCTTATTTTTCGGAGCCCAATTTACCTGGGTATTTGCCAAGCACTACACTATAGATATTGCACCTACTAAACACGCCAGAATAAAATCTGATAAACAAAGTAATTAA
- a CDS encoding HPF/RaiA family ribosome-associated protein, producing MELQFEYVNIPKNNYFEYLAEEHLNPLAKKFPIVIEAKVLFKVENTSVNIDNVCLINLKTKESSIVVEAHETSIEQAIHKTSKSLENELQNTYKNN from the coding sequence ATGGAACTACAATTTGAATATGTGAACATTCCTAAAAATAATTATTTTGAATACTTAGCAGAAGAACATTTAAATCCTTTAGCTAAAAAATTCCCAATTGTTATTGAAGCCAAAGTGCTTTTTAAAGTCGAAAACACATCAGTTAATATAGACAATGTTTGTCTAATAAATTTAAAAACAAAAGAGTCGAGCATAGTTGTAGAAGCGCATGAAACATCTATAGAACAAGCTATACACAAAACCTCGAAATCTTTAGAAAACGAATTACAGAATACGTATAAAAATAATTAA
- a CDS encoding PAS domain-containing sensor histidine kinase produces the protein MNTTENKLITNSNIASHINSNTFFVDALGPKTHWPQNLIFALNTMLQNPQPQFLCWGEDLLFFYNQAFSDLFIPESQSYNNLGAPFKTIDTKVLDTCIQPLEDTFKTGEPTRIEQIELKKEGQNKTYWSFCISTLLADENNTQGVIVYCIDDTEKIKANKKVNKLTSRFTNIVRQAPIGVLIVSSKTKTVETVNRKYKQLFSDNCSVHLGDNLAQVLPNTTFEIHSEILKTMETGKSFQRTEIPIQITKQDQTNTHYYNFLGEAILDENEAISGVILATTEVTDSFVAKQLLLESENKFRNVIEQSPIPISVFHGPKHVIKIANDTMLNDVWRKSHEDCYDNELLNVFPELKNQKFPKLLDGVYSSGQSYSEKEALATITGRDGSRDFYFDLDYSPIFEPDHSVSGIIVTAVDVTEKVMSRMKIEKTETRLRIATEAAELATWELDIKTKDLSYSKRLSQILGFPEDVILSKEFIRSRTLKEDLENILLPAFDTALKTGTYFYEVRTRRKDESIIWIRTHGKVFFDDDGVPVKLFGTLREITAEKRYELKLKDNEQKFRLLADSMPQKIWTANTEGILDYYNQTVYDYTGHTPETLNPSNWLTIVHPDDRDENYFLWKRSIETGEDFIMEHRFIRHDGQYRWQLSRAIPQRDDKGKIQRWVGTSTDIQDQKMFLQELERQVKDRTKLLGEANVKLESSVEELQRMNEELQSFAYISSHDLQEPLRKIQIFSSRILDLEKDNLSDTGTDYFNRMQNAAHRMQVLIKDLLAYSRTNTSTRSFEKTDLNEVLAEVKIDLKELINEHNVTIEVGDLCTAYIIPFQFIQLMNNLINNSIKFAQKDIDPVIKIYSVIDKGSTFKREQLNPDTEYCHIKISDNGIGFDPQYSEQIFDIFERLHTRTTYEGTGIGLAIVKKIVENHDGFIYADGEINKGVTFNIYIPIDLTVK, from the coding sequence ATGAATACTACAGAAAATAAATTAATTACCAATTCCAATATTGCATCACATATAAATTCTAATACATTTTTTGTAGATGCTTTAGGCCCAAAAACACATTGGCCACAAAATTTAATTTTCGCGTTAAATACAATGCTTCAAAATCCGCAACCGCAATTCTTGTGCTGGGGAGAAGATTTGTTGTTTTTCTACAACCAAGCATTTTCAGACCTTTTTATACCTGAAAGTCAATCGTACAATAACTTAGGAGCTCCTTTTAAAACTATAGATACTAAAGTATTGGATACATGTATTCAACCTCTAGAAGACACTTTTAAAACGGGTGAACCAACGCGTATAGAACAGATTGAATTAAAAAAAGAAGGTCAGAACAAAACCTATTGGTCTTTTTGTATTTCAACTTTACTAGCCGACGAAAACAACACCCAAGGTGTAATAGTGTATTGTATAGATGACACCGAAAAAATTAAAGCAAATAAGAAGGTAAATAAACTGACGTCGCGCTTTACAAATATTGTTAGACAAGCACCCATTGGTGTATTAATTGTGTCTTCGAAAACCAAAACGGTCGAAACTGTTAACAGGAAATACAAACAATTATTTAGCGACAATTGTAGTGTACATCTTGGCGATAATCTAGCACAAGTATTACCAAATACAACTTTTGAGATACATTCGGAAATTTTAAAGACTATGGAAACGGGTAAAAGTTTTCAGAGAACAGAAATTCCTATTCAAATTACTAAACAAGATCAAACCAATACACATTATTACAACTTTTTAGGAGAAGCTATTCTCGACGAAAACGAAGCAATCTCTGGAGTTATATTAGCGACAACCGAGGTTACAGATTCTTTTGTGGCCAAACAGCTCCTTTTAGAAAGTGAAAATAAATTTAGAAATGTAATCGAGCAAAGTCCAATTCCGATTTCGGTATTTCACGGCCCTAAACATGTTATTAAGATTGCAAACGACACCATGTTAAATGATGTCTGGAGGAAAAGTCACGAAGATTGTTACGACAATGAATTACTAAATGTGTTCCCTGAATTAAAAAATCAGAAATTCCCTAAACTTTTAGACGGCGTATACAGCTCCGGACAATCGTATTCAGAAAAAGAAGCTTTAGCGACTATAACAGGAAGAGATGGCTCTCGCGACTTTTATTTTGATTTAGACTACTCTCCTATTTTTGAACCAGACCATTCGGTTTCAGGAATTATTGTAACTGCCGTAGATGTTACTGAAAAAGTAATGTCGAGAATGAAAATTGAAAAAACCGAAACGCGCTTAAGAATTGCAACAGAAGCTGCAGAATTAGCAACTTGGGAACTCGATATAAAAACAAAAGATTTATCGTACAGTAAACGTCTATCTCAAATTCTAGGATTTCCTGAAGACGTTATATTAAGTAAAGAATTTATAAGAAGTAGAACGTTAAAAGAAGATTTAGAAAACATTCTACTCCCTGCGTTCGATACCGCTTTAAAAACAGGAACATATTTTTATGAAGTTCGTACCCGAAGAAAGGACGAATCTATAATTTGGATTCGTACACACGGTAAAGTGTTTTTCGACGACGATGGAGTACCAGTAAAACTCTTTGGAACGCTTAGAGAAATAACTGCCGAAAAACGCTACGAACTAAAATTAAAAGATAACGAACAGAAGTTTAGACTTTTGGCCGATTCTATGCCTCAGAAAATTTGGACTGCCAACACAGAGGGTATCCTAGATTATTACAACCAAACGGTTTACGACTATACAGGACACACACCAGAAACATTAAATCCGTCTAACTGGCTAACTATAGTACACCCCGACGACAGAGATGAAAACTATTTCCTTTGGAAACGATCTATAGAAACTGGTGAAGATTTTATAATGGAACACCGCTTTATAAGACACGACGGACAATACAGATGGCAGTTAAGTCGTGCCATTCCACAACGTGACGACAAAGGTAAAATACAACGTTGGGTAGGTACAAGTACCGATATTCAAGATCAGAAAATGTTTTTACAAGAATTAGAACGTCAAGTTAAAGATCGTACAAAACTCTTGGGAGAAGCCAACGTAAAATTAGAATCATCGGTAGAAGAGTTACAACGTATGAACGAAGAGTTACAATCTTTCGCCTATATATCGAGTCACGATTTACAAGAACCGTTACGTAAAATTCAAATTTTTTCTTCTCGTATTTTAGACCTTGAAAAAGATAATTTATCAGATACCGGAACAGATTATTTTAACCGTATGCAAAATGCGGCACACAGAATGCAAGTTCTAATTAAAGACTTATTAGCATACTCTAGAACCAATACGTCTACCCGTTCATTTGAAAAAACAGATTTAAATGAGGTCTTGGCCGAGGTTAAAATTGATTTGAAGGAATTAATAAACGAACATAATGTAACGATAGAAGTAGGCGATTTATGTACGGCTTACATTATACCTTTTCAGTTTATTCAACTCATGAATAACTTAATTAATAATTCTATAAAATTTGCTCAAAAGGATATTGATCCAGTTATAAAAATTTATAGTGTTATAGACAAAGGCTCTACTTTTAAACGCGAACAATTAAATCCAGATACTGAATATTGCCATATTAAAATAAGCGATAACGGTATTGGTTTTGACCCTCAATACAGCGAGCAAATTTTCGATATTTTTGAACGTTTACATACAAGAACAACCTACGAAGGCACAGGTATAGGACTTGCAATAGTTAAGAAAATTGTAGAAAATCACGACGGCTTTATTTATGCCGATGGTGAAATAAATAAGGGCGTTACATTTAATATTTACATCCCTATTGACCTTACTGTTAAATAG
- a CDS encoding response regulator, whose translation MNLQKLKVALVDDDEDDRFLFKEAMDQIHIKTELSMFENGQKFMDFLLGPNSVLPQVVFLDLNMPVKNGLECLQEIRTTEHLKELSVAIYSTSSSEVDIDETFINGANIYINKPNDFSKLKSVIEKVLQINWQYSTSNLNKENFIMRL comes from the coding sequence ATGAACCTACAAAAATTAAAAGTTGCATTAGTAGACGACGATGAAGATGATCGTTTTCTATTTAAAGAGGCAATGGATCAAATTCATATAAAGACTGAATTGTCCATGTTCGAAAACGGTCAGAAATTTATGGATTTCTTGCTCGGACCAAATTCTGTATTACCTCAGGTTGTTTTTTTAGATTTAAATATGCCTGTAAAAAACGGTTTAGAGTGCTTACAAGAAATACGAACTACAGAGCACCTTAAGGAATTATCTGTAGCAATTTATTCTACATCATCATCTGAAGTAGATATTGACGAAACCTTTATAAATGGGGCCAATATTTACATTAATAAACCTAACGATTTTTCCAAATTAAAATCTGTTATAGAAAAAGTACTTCAAATTAATTGGCAGTATAGTACGTCTAATCTAAATAAAGAAAATTTTATAATGCGCTTATAG
- a CDS encoding helix-turn-helix domain-containing protein has protein sequence MKTLYIKSTSARKMINDLQNHLGGTISAQNHEYILDIDNDLAYGTISGISVKKSITYIAFDIEFKKDLKLVNTILKSSPIYFTYCSEGHVEHSFSLEGKTNTLEAFQTAILRSAESINNVYHFKKDMPFKFSTVVVSTDEVSIKHNDLNSKLNEIFSTTDTNTNFSYFGSYNLKISEKIKQLEAIHQQGVVRHLLIESTVQTILALELQQHTDDLEYASNQFGSLNKEEMETIKELSQFISNYPEKQYTLKYLSSKSGLTPSKLQEGFKLFHDRTVTDFIRNVRVETAENLIKTTDLNISEIVYTVGLTSRSYFSKIFKEKYNCSPKQYQDNQNSLAATA, from the coding sequence ATGAAAACGTTATATATAAAATCAACATCTGCCCGTAAAATGATTAATGATCTTCAAAATCACCTTGGAGGAACTATATCTGCACAAAATCATGAATATATATTAGACATAGATAATGATTTAGCTTACGGTACAATTAGTGGAATTAGTGTTAAGAAAAGCATAACTTATATTGCTTTCGACATTGAATTTAAAAAAGACCTTAAATTGGTAAATACCATATTAAAATCGTCTCCAATATATTTTACATATTGTTCTGAGGGTCATGTAGAGCACAGTTTTTCTCTTGAAGGTAAAACAAACACTCTAGAAGCTTTTCAAACAGCTATTTTAAGAAGTGCTGAATCTATTAATAATGTGTATCACTTTAAAAAAGATATGCCATTTAAGTTCTCTACAGTGGTTGTAAGTACAGATGAGGTTTCTATAAAACATAACGATTTAAATTCTAAATTAAACGAGATATTCTCTACGACTGACACCAACACTAATTTCTCATATTTTGGATCTTACAACCTTAAAATATCTGAAAAAATTAAACAATTAGAAGCAATACACCAACAAGGTGTTGTAAGACATTTATTAATTGAAAGTACAGTACAGACTATTTTGGCTCTAGAGTTACAACAACATACAGACGATTTAGAATATGCTAGCAATCAGTTTGGATCGTTAAACAAAGAAGAAATGGAAACGATTAAAGAGTTATCTCAATTCATCTCTAACTATCCTGAAAAGCAATATACGTTAAAGTATTTAAGCTCTAAATCTGGATTAACACCTTCAAAATTACAAGAAGGATTTAAATTATTTCACGACAGAACTGTAACCGATTTTATTAGAAATGTACGTGTTGAAACGGCAGAAAACCTAATAAAAACTACGGATTTAAATATCTCTGAAATTGTGTATACTGTAGGACTAACTAGTAGAAGTTATTTTTCTAAAATCTTTAAAGAAAAATATAATTGCAGTCCAAAACAATATCAGGACAACCAAAATTCGTTAGCTGCAACAGCATAA
- the rho gene encoding transcription termination factor Rho, which produces MFEISQLKEMKLPELQEIAKKLNIPKFRTLKKLDLVYQVLDHQAANPKAVIEVKTDIKDTADTVSAPKKEDAKPKRERVKKRVPAKAVKPNTNKDKEPAAEGAPEATPKAEVQEAPKAAPAKRQPARKPNPRPAAAKSTQDKDEKSATPNKDDKGAKTPNAPKKENQPNRTKRENPNQKKDGPNPRQNNKSNGNQHPSNNGNKDTRNRYREPEYEFDAIIESEGVLDIMQDGYGFLRSSDYNYLSSPDDIYVSQSQIRLFGLKTGDTVLGQVRPPKEGEKYFPLIKVSKINGQNPNVVRDRVSFEHLTPLFPQEKFILAEKQSTISTRIMDLFCPIGKGQRGMIVSQPKTGKTMLLKDIANAIAANHPEVYQIILLIDERPEEVTDMQRNVRGEVVASTFDKEAHEHVKIANIVLEKAKRLVECGHDVVILLDSITRLARAYNTVQPASGKILSGGVDANALHKPKRFFGAARNIENGGSLSIIATALTDTGSKMDEVIFEEFKGTGNMELQLDRRIANRRIFPAIDLISSSTRRDDILLDETTIQRMWIMRKYLADMNPVEAMEFINDRFKQTRNNEEFLISMNS; this is translated from the coding sequence ATGTTTGAAATCTCTCAATTAAAAGAAATGAAGCTTCCTGAGTTACAGGAAATTGCAAAAAAATTAAATATCCCTAAGTTTCGTACTCTTAAAAAACTCGATTTAGTATATCAAGTATTAGATCATCAAGCAGCTAACCCTAAAGCTGTTATAGAAGTAAAAACAGATATAAAAGATACTGCCGATACCGTTTCAGCACCTAAAAAAGAGGATGCTAAACCTAAACGCGAACGTGTAAAAAAACGTGTTCCAGCAAAGGCAGTTAAACCCAATACAAATAAAGATAAAGAACCAGCTGCCGAAGGTGCTCCAGAAGCAACACCTAAAGCAGAAGTTCAAGAGGCTCCAAAAGCAGCCCCTGCAAAAAGACAACCAGCACGAAAGCCTAATCCAAGGCCTGCAGCTGCAAAGTCAACTCAAGATAAAGACGAAAAATCGGCTACTCCAAATAAAGACGACAAAGGTGCAAAAACGCCTAATGCTCCTAAAAAGGAAAATCAGCCTAATCGTACAAAGAGAGAAAATCCAAATCAAAAGAAAGATGGGCCTAACCCAAGACAAAATAATAAGTCGAACGGAAATCAGCATCCTTCTAACAACGGAAACAAAGACACTAGAAACCGTTATAGAGAACCAGAATATGAGTTCGATGCGATTATAGAAAGTGAAGGTGTTTTAGATATTATGCAAGACGGTTACGGTTTTTTAAGATCGTCTGATTATAACTATTTATCATCTCCAGATGATATTTATGTGTCTCAATCTCAAATTCGTTTATTCGGATTAAAAACAGGAGATACTGTGTTGGGGCAAGTAAGACCACCAAAAGAAGGCGAAAAATATTTCCCTTTAATTAAAGTAAGTAAAATTAACGGTCAGAACCCTAACGTAGTTAGAGACCGTGTATCTTTTGAACACTTAACACCATTATTTCCACAAGAGAAATTTATTTTAGCTGAAAAGCAGAGTACAATTTCTACACGTATCATGGATTTATTTTGCCCAATTGGTAAAGGACAACGTGGTATGATTGTATCGCAACCTAAAACAGGTAAAACTATGTTATTAAAAGACATCGCGAATGCTATTGCTGCGAATCACCCCGAAGTTTATCAAATTATTTTATTAATTGATGAGCGTCCAGAAGAGGTTACAGATATGCAACGTAACGTGCGTGGTGAAGTTGTAGCATCTACGTTTGATAAAGAAGCACACGAACACGTAAAGATTGCTAACATTGTTTTAGAAAAAGCAAAACGTTTGGTAGAATGTGGTCATGATGTGGTGATTTTATTAGACTCGATTACACGTTTAGCACGTGCTTATAATACGGTGCAACCTGCATCTGGTAAAATATTAAGTGGTGGTGTAGATGCCAATGCATTACACAAACCAAAACGTTTCTTTGGAGCTGCACGTAACATTGAAAACGGAGGGTCGTTATCTATTATTGCTACAGCACTTACAGATACAGGTTCTAAAATGGACGAAGTTATTTTCGAAGAATTTAAAGGAACAGGTAACATGGAACTGCAATTAGACAGACGTATTGCTAACCGTAGAATTTTCCCTGCTATCGATTTAATTTCATCGAGTACGCGTCGTGACGATATTTTATTAGACGAAACGACTATACAACGTATGTGGATTATGCGTAAATACCTAGCCGATATGAATCCCGTAGAAGCTATGGAATTTATTAACGACAGATTTAAGCAAACTAGAAACAACGAGGAGTTTTTAATTTCTATGAATAGTTAG
- a CDS encoding DUF4293 domain-containing protein: MIQRIQSIYLLLAAIVSCGLIFVFNLWTNNTGELIYATDNIISLALFLGSALLSLVSIFMYSNRKLQFVLGRLNIILNFFLLGFFVYQSLNLSGETNVSEKGIGMVLPIISIVLLVLANKAIKKDEDLVKSVDRLR, encoded by the coding sequence ATGATACAACGCATACAATCTATTTACTTATTGTTAGCAGCTATAGTAAGCTGTGGTCTAATATTTGTGTTTAACTTATGGACAAATAATACAGGTGAATTAATTTATGCAACAGATAATATAATTAGCTTAGCCCTGTTTTTAGGTTCTGCCTTATTATCTTTAGTATCTATATTTATGTACTCAAATAGAAAGCTCCAATTTGTATTGGGCCGTCTAAACATCATATTAAACTTTTTTTTACTAGGATTTTTCGTGTATCAGTCTCTAAATTTATCTGGAGAAACTAACGTTTCTGAGAAAGGTATTGGGATGGTTCTTCCTATAATTTCTATCGTATTATTAGTGTTAGCTAATAAAGCCATTAAAAAGGATGAGGATCTTGTAAAATCTGTAGATCGATTACGTTAA
- a CDS encoding metallophosphoesterase family protein: MIKILLLSDTHSYIDDDVLRYVKQADEVWHAGDIGDLKVTDAIAALKPLRAVYGNIDDAKVRQEFPENNRFMCEGVDVWITHIGGYPNRYNVRVKDDIYANPPKLFICGHSHILKVMPDKKLNLLHMNPGAIGTHGFHKVRTMLRFTIAGADIKDLEVVEFKK, encoded by the coding sequence ATGATAAAAATCCTTCTCCTTTCCGATACACACAGCTATATTGATGATGATGTTTTAAGATACGTAAAACAAGCCGATGAGGTTTGGCACGCTGGTGATATTGGTGATTTAAAAGTAACTGATGCTATTGCGGCATTAAAACCTTTACGTGCTGTGTATGGAAATATAGATGATGCTAAAGTAAGACAAGAATTTCCAGAGAATAATAGATTTATGTGCGAAGGTGTCGATGTATGGATTACCCATATTGGTGGTTATCCCAATCGTTATAATGTGAGAGTTAAAGACGATATTTATGCCAATCCGCCGAAGCTTTTTATCTGCGGACATTCGCATATCTTAAAAGTGATGCCCGACAAAAAACTGAATTTATTGCATATGAATCCAGGAGCAATAGGAACACACGGATTTCATAAAGTACGAACCATGTTACGATTTACTATTGCTGGTGCAGATATAAAAGATTTGGAAGTGGTAGAGTTTAAAAAATAA